Proteins found in one Immundisolibacter sp. genomic segment:
- a CDS encoding type II toxin-antitoxin system VapB family antitoxin has protein sequence MTRSARHITGLTERTALIHEGLKALIERESARRPARLGGSEPQVRPIPRRRLQPRYR, from the coding sequence ATGACCAGATCCGCGCGGCACATCACCGGTCTGACCGAGCGCACGGCGCTGATCCACGAGGGCTTGAAAGCTTTGATCGAGCGCGAAAGCGCCCGCCGGCCGGCGCGCTTGGGCGGCAGCGAACCGCAGGTCAGGCCGATTCCGCGGCGCCGTTTGCAGCCGCGCTATCGATAA
- a CDS encoding PEP-CTERM sorting domain-containing protein gives MAGEIRKKSPDANILAWNWTDLADSLAPDSKSDILACLAVAGASPACGIVPVSMVDFQAVYLARAFESIYLEFDGEAGDVQFLGHSLGAGIAANAAKLLGSASSGPAEDIERLTLFDAPENIAAISIGGKVNLDTVLPRIIRNTPDITIENYSAAGLTAADSLLGYGISYEDVANTRLLGYVHTKELLGPTPMDWYKPTVNPAGGGSKSERGLSESNEDLHARDDQVWANLDTDDDWNLSLLVRDISRVSAVMMDTWHDLKDWGTKVIVDTAKYIADATTTLMSKIGTEIAGLAAGVKVELSELTDWASTGFARFVVGKGLELVSSSPSYAYRTLHIPDSADSLYIEFLPEVWGVDDSYVVFFDDEVIYRLDGTFFKNGWMDTGFLDISRWAGRDVLFTIGLLSGETGHQITTGGFGFTSRVLARSHSVPAPGTLFLLGMGLVGIAAMRRRRA, from the coding sequence ATGGCCGGCGAGATCCGGAAGAAAAGTCCCGATGCTAATATCCTGGCGTGGAACTGGACGGATCTCGCCGACAGCTTAGCCCCGGATTCGAAATCCGATATTTTGGCATGTCTAGCGGTCGCCGGTGCTTCTCCCGCTTGCGGCATCGTCCCCGTCTCCATGGTGGATTTTCAAGCCGTATATCTCGCGCGGGCATTCGAGAGTATCTATTTGGAGTTCGACGGTGAAGCAGGTGACGTACAGTTTCTGGGTCACAGTCTGGGCGCCGGGATCGCCGCCAACGCGGCCAAGTTACTGGGTTCGGCTAGCTCGGGACCAGCGGAGGATATTGAGAGGCTTACCCTTTTCGATGCGCCCGAAAATATCGCGGCAATCAGTATCGGCGGTAAAGTCAATCTGGATACCGTCCTGCCACGAATAATTCGTAATACCCCCGACATCACGATCGAGAACTATTCTGCGGCGGGGCTTACAGCTGCAGATTCCCTGCTCGGATATGGAATCTCTTACGAAGATGTAGCGAACACACGGCTTCTTGGTTATGTGCATACCAAGGAGTTGCTCGGTCCCACGCCCATGGACTGGTATAAGCCTACCGTCAATCCCGCAGGAGGCGGCAGTAAAAGCGAGCGTGGATTAAGCGAATCGAATGAAGATCTTCACGCCCGAGACGACCAAGTGTGGGCCAACTTGGACACTGACGACGATTGGAACCTGTCTTTGCTGGTTCGCGACATTTCGCGTGTTTCCGCAGTGATGATGGATACTTGGCACGATCTGAAAGACTGGGGGACGAAAGTGATCGTGGATACGGCAAAATATATCGCCGACGCCACCACAACCCTTATGAGTAAGATAGGGACTGAAATTGCAGGGCTGGCGGCGGGAGTTAAAGTCGAACTGTCCGAGCTCACCGACTGGGCGAGCACCGGATTTGCGCGCTTTGTCGTAGGCAAGGGGCTGGAACTGGTTTCGAGTTCGCCGAGCTACGCTTACAGGACGCTTCATATCCCCGATTCGGCCGATAGTCTGTATATCGAATTCCTGCCCGAGGTCTGGGGAGTGGACGATAGCTATGTCGTTTTCTTCGATGACGAGGTTATATACCGACTCGACGGGACTTTCTTCAAGAACGGGTGGATGGACACGGGGTTCCTGGATATCTCGCGCTGGGCGGGGCGCGATGTTCTTTTCACGATTGGTTTGCTGTCCGGTGAAACGGGCCACCAGATCACCACGGGCGGTTTCGGATTTACCAGCCGGGTTTTGGCCAGGTCTCACTCTGTTCCCGCGCCGGGAACCTTGTTCCTGTTGGGCATGGGTCTGGTGGGTATCGCCGCCATGCGTCGCCGTCGAGCGTAA
- a CDS encoding DUF2442 domain-containing protein, translated as MSISAVEIEVALAKAMRVTQDSLHVDLADGRTISVPLAWYPRLLHATPDEKKNWRFIGMGRGIHWEAIDEDISVEGLLAGRASAESQASFKKWLASRSPRPSPTRRKKSAARRST; from the coding sequence ATGAGTATTTCCGCGGTTGAAATTGAGGTTGCTCTCGCTAAGGCAATGAGGGTCACCCAAGATTCGCTGCACGTCGATCTTGCCGACGGACGAACGATTTCGGTGCCGCTCGCGTGGTATCCGCGTCTCTTGCACGCTACCCCCGACGAAAAAAAAAACTGGCGCTTCATCGGGATGGGTCGCGGGATACATTGGGAGGCCATTGATGAGGACATCAGCGTAGAAGGTCTGTTGGCCGGAAGAGCTTCCGCCGAGAGTCAGGCGTCCTTCAAGAAATGGCTCGCCTCGCGATCGCCGCGCCCAAGCCCGACCAGGCGTAAGAAAAGCGCCGCGCGTCGGTCAACTTAG
- a CDS encoding AbrB/MazE/SpoVT family DNA-binding domain-containing protein produces the protein MGTIAKITAKGQTTIPQEVRSALHVVSGDLIAWEVLEDGTARVKRVQPLDVEYLKAVERTLSEWASEADEAAYGDL, from the coding sequence ATGGGTACCATCGCCAAAATCACTGCCAAAGGACAAACCACGATCCCGCAGGAAGTGCGCTCCGCGCTGCACGTTGTGTCGGGAGACCTGATCGCCTGGGAGGTGCTCGAAGACGGCACGGCACGGGTCAAACGGGTACAGCCGCTTGATGTCGAGTATCTGAAGGCAGTCGAAAGGACCCTGTCCGAATGGGCAAGCGAAGCCGACGAGGCAGCCTACGGTGACCTTTGA
- a CDS encoding amino acid permease — MVESLLRKKLIGRALADGEHGLARSLSGVDLTLLGVGAIIGAGIFVLTGVAAATKAGPALSLSFVVGAFACMFAALVYAEFASTVPLSGSAYTYTYVTLGELPAWIIGWDLVLEYALACATVAIGWSGYFMRLLEGVGLGLPTALTHGPTQGGIINLPAFSIMLLVSGLLALGVRQTSLANGLIVVLKLAVIGIFLYTAVPHVDPVNWEPFMPFGWSGVMAGAGLIFFAYIGFDAVSTAAEEAKNPQRDMPIGIIVSLVLCTIIYIAVTVVLTGIAPYASLNVSDPMAFALAQVGERFAAAAIAVGAVAGLTSVLLVMMYGQTRVFYAMSRDGLLPKVFSDVHPRFRTPARTTLITGLVIAVVAGLVPMQEVAALVNVGTLAAFIMVSLAVLYLRRAQPDLARPFRTPFMPWTPILAILSCGYLISSLGAATLWRFAVWMLIGAVVYFAYARRRSLLGLPSTP, encoded by the coding sequence ATGGTCGAAAGCCTGCTGCGCAAAAAATTGATCGGTCGGGCGCTGGCCGATGGCGAACATGGCCTGGCGCGCAGTCTGTCCGGGGTCGATCTGACCCTGCTGGGGGTCGGCGCCATCATCGGCGCGGGTATTTTCGTGCTGACCGGAGTCGCCGCGGCGACCAAGGCCGGACCGGCGCTGTCGCTATCCTTTGTGGTGGGCGCCTTTGCCTGCATGTTCGCGGCGCTGGTCTATGCCGAGTTTGCCTCCACCGTGCCGTTGTCGGGCAGTGCTTACACCTACACCTATGTCACGCTCGGCGAGCTGCCGGCCTGGATCATCGGTTGGGACCTGGTGCTTGAGTACGCGCTTGCCTGCGCCACGGTCGCCATCGGCTGGTCCGGCTACTTCATGCGCTTGCTGGAGGGTGTCGGCCTCGGCCTGCCGACGGCACTTACGCACGGACCCACACAGGGCGGAATCATCAACCTGCCGGCCTTTTCCATCATGTTGCTGGTCAGCGGCCTGCTGGCACTTGGGGTGCGTCAGACCAGCCTTGCCAACGGCCTCATCGTGGTGCTGAAACTCGCGGTTATCGGTATCTTTCTGTACACCGCCGTGCCGCATGTCGATCCGGTGAACTGGGAGCCGTTCATGCCGTTTGGTTGGTCCGGGGTCATGGCTGGGGCGGGGCTGATCTTTTTTGCCTACATCGGCTTTGACGCCGTGTCGACCGCCGCCGAGGAGGCGAAAAACCCGCAGAGGGACATGCCAATCGGCATCATTGTTTCGCTGGTCCTGTGCACGATCATTTACATCGCGGTGACGGTGGTGCTGACCGGCATTGCCCCCTACGCCTCGCTGAACGTGTCCGACCCGATGGCCTTCGCCTTGGCGCAGGTGGGCGAGCGCTTTGCCGCCGCCGCCATCGCCGTGGGTGCGGTGGCCGGGCTGACTTCGGTGTTGTTGGTGATGATGTACGGGCAGACGCGGGTGTTTTACGCCATGTCTCGCGATGGGCTGTTACCGAAGGTGTTCTCGGACGTGCATCCGCGTTTTCGCACGCCGGCTCGAACCACGCTGATTACCGGCCTGGTGATCGCGGTGGTCGCAGGACTGGTGCCCATGCAGGAGGTGGCGGCGCTGGTGAATGTCGGCACCCTGGCGGCCTTCATCATGGTGTCGCTGGCCGTGTTGTACCTGCGCCGTGCCCAGCCTGACCTGGCGCGACCGTTTCGCACGCCGTTCATGCCCTGGACGCCGATTCTGGCCATCCTGTCCTGCGGTTATCTTATCTCCAGCCTGGGCGCGGCCACGCTGTGGCGCTTTGCGGTGTGGATGCTGATTGGCGCCGTGGTGTATTTCGCATACGCCCGGCGACGCAGTCTGCTGGGCTTGCCTTCGACACCCTGA
- a CDS encoding type II toxin-antitoxin system PemK/MazF family toxin — MTFERYSVVRVPFPFTERSATKNRPALVLSMAGAFNTVAGHSVMAMITSSGSAPWPLDCPLRDHAAAGLSAPSTVRFKLFTLDHRLVRGELGRLAQVDEQTVHHALANLLGMRA; from the coding sequence GTGACCTTTGAACGCTATAGCGTGGTGCGCGTGCCCTTTCCCTTCACCGAACGCAGCGCCACAAAAAACCGTCCCGCACTGGTGCTGTCCATGGCCGGCGCGTTCAACACCGTGGCGGGACATTCCGTGATGGCGATGATTACTTCGTCCGGCAGCGCCCCATGGCCGTTGGACTGCCCGTTGCGGGATCATGCCGCGGCGGGCCTATCTGCCCCTTCCACCGTTCGCTTCAAGTTGTTCACCCTCGACCATCGCCTGGTACGGGGCGAGCTTGGCCGTTTGGCCCAAGTTGACGAACAGACCGTTCATCACGCCTTGGCCAACTTGCTGGGGATGCGTGCGTGA
- a CDS encoding DUF5615 family PIN-like protein, protein MRLLLDESVPRRLRKHLPLHDVKTVVEMGWGGVKNGALLVLAGRGFDAFITVDKNLPYQQNLTKLPVAVVVPIIA, encoded by the coding sequence ATGCGTCTGCTGCTTGACGAGTCGGTCCCGAGGCGGCTTCGAAAGCATCTTCCCCTTCACGACGTCAAGACCGTCGTGGAAATGGGCTGGGGCGGTGTCAAGAACGGAGCGTTACTCGTCTTGGCCGGGCGAGGCTTCGACGCGTTCATCACCGTAGACAAGAACCTTCCGTACCAGCAGAACCTGACCAAGCTTCCCGTGGCTGTTGTAGTGCCCATAATTGCATGA
- a CDS encoding DUF4160 domain-containing protein, with protein sequence MPTVLRVGPYRFFFYASDRGEPTHVHVERQDNVAKFWLDPVRLQSSGGLSRVEIGRIEKLVSQHQSELMEAWDEYFRG encoded by the coding sequence ATGCCCACTGTCCTGCGTGTCGGACCGTATCGATTTTTCTTTTATGCGAGTGACCGGGGTGAGCCGACCCATGTTCACGTTGAACGCCAGGACAACGTCGCCAAGTTCTGGCTCGATCCGGTTCGTTTGCAGAGTAGTGGCGGGTTGTCGCGCGTCGAGATCGGACGGATCGAGAAGTTGGTGAGCCAGCATCAGTCTGAACTCATGGAGGCATGGGATGAGTATTTCCGCGGTTGA
- a CDS encoding DUF433 domain-containing protein translates to MKASLISRDPEIMSGALCFTGTRVPVQNLFDYLKGTCSLEDFPSVPRDVAVAVLEAAKARLFDDASAA, encoded by the coding sequence ATGAAAGCATCCTTGATCAGCCGAGACCCCGAAATCATGAGTGGAGCGCTTTGCTTCACCGGTACGCGCGTACCCGTCCAAAACCTGTTCGACTATCTGAAAGGAACCTGTTCCCTGGAAGACTTCCCTTCCGTACCGCGCGACGTCGCAGTAGCCGTACTTGAAGCAGCCAAAGCCCGTCTTTTCGACGATGCGTCTGCTGCTTGA